The following coding sequences lie in one Glycine max cultivar Williams 82 chromosome 19, Glycine_max_v4.0, whole genome shotgun sequence genomic window:
- the LOC100811639 gene encoding DNA replication licensing factor MCM7, giving the protein MSTKDLNFDADTALAKDFLSNFADANGEAKYMNILQDVANHKTRAVQIDLEDLFNYKDLDEEFLSRVTDNTRRYIGIFSNAIDELMPEPTEDFTDDDHDILMTQRSDEGAEGTDGSDPRQKMPAEIKRYYELYIKASSKGRPSTIREVKALNIGQLVRISGIVTRCSDVKPLMKVAVYTCEDCGFEIYQEVTARVFMPLFECPSKRCDTNRRKGNVILQHRASKFLRFQEAKIQELAEHVPKGHIPRTMTVHLRGELTRKVAPGDVVELSGIFLPIPYTGFRAMRAGLVADTYLEAMSVTHFKKKYEEYEFRGDEEEQIARLAEDGDIYNKLSRSLAPEIFGHDDIKKALLLLLVGAPHRTLNDGMKIRGDLHICLMGDPGVAKSQLLKHIINVAPRGVYTTGRGSSGVGLTAAVQKDPVTNEMVLEGGALVLADMGICAIDEFDKMDESDRTAIHEVMEQQTVSIAKAGITTSLNARTAVLAAANPAWGRYDLRRTPAENINLPHALLSRFDLLWLILDRADMDNDLEMARHVVYVHQNKESPALGFTPLEPSVLRAYISAARRLSPSVPRELEEYIATAYSCIRQEEARSNAPHSYTTVRTLLSILRISAALARLRFSETVAQSDVDEALRLMQMSKFSLYSEDRQKSGLDAISDIYSILRDEAARGNRMDVSYAHALNWISRKGYSEAQLKECLEEYAALNVWQIHPHTFDIRFIDA; this is encoded by the exons ATGAGCACCAAGGACCTCAATTTCGATGCAGACACAG CTCTGGCGAAGGATTTCCTTTCCAACTTTGCAGACGCCAATGGCGAAGCCAAATACATGAACATCctg CAAGATGTTGCAAACCACAAAACTCGAGCAGTCCAGATCGACCTTGAGGACTTATTTAAT TACAAAGATCTAGATGAGGAATTTCTGAGCCGTGTTACTGATAATACTCGAAGGTATATTGGGATTTTTTCCAATGCAATTGATGAACTCATGCCGGAGCCCACCGAGGACTTCACAGATGATGATCATGACATATTGATGACTCAGAGATCTGATGAAGGAGCAGAAGGCACCGACGGTTCCGATCCACGTCAGAAGATGCCTGCTGAAATCAAGCGTTACTA TGAGCTTTATATTAAAGCATCTTCAAAAGGACGACCCTCTACAATCAGGGAGGTTAAAGCTTTGAACATTGGTCAGCTTGTAAGAATTTCTGGTATTGTGACACGATGTTCTGATGTTAAACCATTGATGAAAGTGGCTGTATACACATGCGAGGATTGTGGATTTGAAATTTACCAG GAAGTAACTGCTCGAGTCTTCATGCCCTTGTTTGAATGCCCATCAAAGCGCTGTGATACAAATAGAAGAAAGGGGAATGTTATCCTTCAACATAGAGCATCAAAATTTTTGAGATTTCAAGAG GCCAAAATTCAAGAATTAGCTGAACATGTCCCAAAAGGCCATATTCCACGAACAATGACTGTTCATTTAAGAGGAGAACTCACGAGAAAG GTGGCTCCAGGTGATGTGGTTGAATTATCTGGGATTTTTCTTCCTATACCTTACACTGGTTTTCGAGCAATGCGTGCGGGCTTAGTTGCTGACACTTACTTAGAGGCCATGTCTGTAACtcatttcaagaaaaaatatgaaga ATATGAGTTTAGAGGAGATGAGGAAGAGCAGATTGCACGATTAGCAGAGGATGGTGACATCTACAATAAATTGTCACGATCACTTGCTCCTGAAATATTTGGACATGACGACATTAAAAAAGCACTGCTTCTTCTCCTTGTTGGTGCTCCCCATCGTACGTTGAACGATGGAATGAAG ATTAGAGGAGATTTACATATATGTTTGATGGGTGATCCTGGTGTTGCCAAGAGTCAGCTCCTTAAACACATAATCAATGTAGCACCCAGAGGGGTGTACACTACTGGCAGAGGAAGTAGTGGAGTTGGTCTAACTGCTGCTGTTCAGAAAGATCCAGTGACAAATGAGATGGTTCTTGAAGGTGGAGCATTG GTGTTAGCGGATATGGGCATATGTGCCATTGATGAATTTGACAAGATGGACGAATCCGATCGTACGGCTATACATGAAGTTATGGAACAACAGACTGTTAGCATTGCCAAGGCTGGGATCACTACATCGCTGAATGCAAGAACCGCTGTCCTTGCTGCTGCTAATCCAGCTTG GGGAAGATATGATCTGAGAAGAACTCCAGCTGAAAATATTAATCTTCCTCATGCCCTCCTATCAAGGTTTGATCTTCTGTGGTTAATCCTTGATCGAGCTGATATGGATAATGATCTTGAAATGGCTAGGCATGTTGTATATGTTCACCAAAATAAGGAGTCTCCTGCTCTAGGATTCACTCCTCTTGAACCATCTGTTCTACG TGCATACATATCAGCTGCAAGAAGATTGTCTCCTAGTGTCCCCAGGGAACTTGAAGAGTATATTGCTACTGCCTACTCCTGCATTCGTCAAGAAGAAGCAAGGTCCAATGCTCCACATTCCTATACTACTGTCAGGACATTGCTCAGTATTCTCCGCATATCAGCT GCACTAGCAAGACTCCGTTTTTCCGAGACTGTTGCTCAGAGTGACGTGGACGAAGCACTGAGGTTAATGCAGATGTCAAAATTCTCTTTGTACTCCGAAGATCGTCAAAAATCTGGTCTGGATGCCATATCTGATATCTATTCCATACTGCGAGATGAAGCAGCTAGAGGTAACCGAATGGACGTCAGCTATGCCCATGCACTGAACTGGATATCTAGGAAG GGGTACAGCGAAGCCCAGTTGAAAGAGTGCTTGGAGGAGTATGCAGCATTAAATGTATGGCAGATACATCCTCACACCTTTGACATAAGATTTATTGACGCTTGA